Proteins encoded together in one Myxococcus stipitatus window:
- a CDS encoding DUF4215 domain-containing protein: MSPSGFSPSRTSALLLLCASLMSGCDQGSASPAGSDAPSPESTAPERLNTSVCGNAIQEDGEQCDDGNTDLGDGCTPLCTRELPCANGSCQARCGDGQVMGTEACDDGNTAANDGCSATCQFEPGALCQNITEPPRDFLDIPIVYRDFRGYDLPATGTLPRGHIDFENSNGGLEMGIVASTLDVQGKPVYAKVGVGSNNTHGKVAFDQWYRDVPGVNLAQASTLPLTRASDGSYLFDDQTFFPLDGKGWVAVGQEPMRTNNAGSPSNFSFTSELRHPFTYRGTEVITFRGDDDVWAFVNGRLALDMGGIHGAMSGTINLSQRAAQLGLVPGGIYELVVFQAERHTVGSSYRLGLSGFDFSVTRTECVSPPTCGNGVLDPGEQCDDGVNDGGYGQCAPGCVFGPRCGDGVTQSGDGEQCDDGVNDGGYGECAPGCVLSPACGDGIVQLAQGEQCDDGVNNGAYARCAPACQFGPRCGDGVLHLSAGEQCDDGNLQNGDGCGFTCQLELP; this comes from the coding sequence ATGTCGCCATCAGGCTTTTCACCGAGTCGCACGAGCGCGCTGCTGCTCCTCTGCGCATCGCTCATGTCCGGCTGCGACCAGGGCAGCGCATCCCCGGCCGGGAGTGACGCGCCCAGTCCCGAGAGCACCGCGCCGGAAAGGCTGAACACCAGCGTGTGCGGCAATGCCATCCAGGAGGACGGAGAGCAGTGCGACGATGGGAACACCGACCTGGGCGACGGCTGCACGCCCTTGTGTACACGTGAGCTGCCTTGCGCCAACGGAAGCTGTCAGGCGCGCTGCGGTGATGGCCAGGTCATGGGCACCGAGGCGTGCGACGATGGCAACACAGCCGCGAACGATGGCTGCTCCGCGACCTGCCAGTTCGAGCCGGGCGCCCTCTGCCAGAACATCACCGAGCCCCCTCGGGACTTCCTGGACATCCCCATCGTCTACCGCGACTTCCGCGGCTACGACCTGCCAGCGACGGGCACCCTGCCCCGGGGCCACATCGACTTCGAGAACTCCAACGGCGGTCTGGAGATGGGCATCGTTGCCTCCACGCTGGATGTCCAGGGCAAGCCCGTCTACGCCAAGGTCGGAGTCGGCTCGAACAACACCCACGGCAAGGTGGCCTTCGACCAGTGGTACCGGGATGTGCCCGGCGTGAACCTGGCCCAGGCGTCGACCCTTCCGCTCACGCGGGCGTCCGACGGCAGCTACCTGTTCGACGACCAGACCTTCTTCCCCCTAGACGGCAAGGGCTGGGTGGCCGTCGGCCAGGAGCCGATGCGGACGAACAACGCGGGCAGCCCCAGCAACTTCAGCTTCACCAGCGAGCTGCGCCACCCCTTCACCTATCGCGGCACGGAGGTCATCACCTTCCGGGGCGATGACGATGTCTGGGCATTCGTCAACGGCAGGCTCGCCCTCGACATGGGAGGAATCCATGGCGCGATGAGCGGCACCATCAACCTGTCACAGCGCGCCGCTCAGCTGGGCCTCGTCCCCGGTGGCATCTACGAGCTCGTGGTGTTCCAGGCGGAGCGGCACACCGTGGGTTCCTCGTATCGGCTCGGGCTCTCCGGGTTCGACTTCTCCGTCACCCGGACGGAGTGCGTCTCCCCGCCGACGTGCGGCAATGGCGTGCTCGACCCGGGTGAGCAGTGCGACGACGGCGTGAACGACGGCGGTTACGGGCAGTGCGCGCCGGGCTGCGTGTTCGGCCCCCGCTGTGGTGACGGCGTCACGCAGAGCGGCGACGGCGAGCAGTGCGACGACGGCGTGAACGACGGCGGCTACGGTGAGTGCGCTCCGGGCTGCGTGCTCAGCCCGGCCTGCGGCGACGGCATCGTCCAGCTCGCGCAGGGCGAGCAGTGCGATGACGGCGTGAACAACGGCGCCTACGCGCGCTGCGCCCCCGCCTGCCAGTTCGGTCCTCGCTGCGGCGACGGCGTCCTCCACCTCTCCGCGGGCGAGCAGTGCGATGACGGCAACCTCCAGAACGGCGACGGCTGCGGCTTCACCTGCCAGCTCGAGCTTCCCTGA
- a CDS encoding ClpX C4-type zinc finger protein, which produces MGASSVQRRCSFCGVFEHDAGRLLPGAEGAAICGGCVVRLFAQLDREAFDEDWSDEDLGEDPLHGGSDA; this is translated from the coding sequence ATGGGCGCGTCCTCCGTCCAGCGTCGGTGCTCGTTCTGCGGCGTCTTCGAGCACGACGCGGGTCGGCTGCTGCCCGGCGCGGAGGGGGCCGCCATCTGCGGCGGCTGCGTGGTGCGCCTCTTCGCCCAGCTGGACCGCGAGGCGTTCGACGAGGATTGGAGCGACGAGGACCTGGGCGAGGACCCGCTGCACGGCGGGTCCGACGCCTGA
- a CDS encoding DsbA family oxidoreductase — MSEPITVRVWSDFVCPWCYVGLQEVKKLQRDFDIQVDWRPFFLRPETPPEGLPLPAHIREKMKDPNNPLKQRAAAAGLTMVDRDVIPSTRRAHQATEYARTQGKLEPFHAALLRRYWSEGQDLWQWETLRGAAEEVGLDADALQRAVEGGQFEKVVEDLVNEARAMGVNAVPTFVLGDRYGIQGAQDYAVFKQAMERLGAKPR; from the coding sequence ATGAGCGAGCCCATCACCGTCCGCGTCTGGTCCGATTTCGTCTGTCCCTGGTGCTACGTCGGCCTCCAGGAGGTCAAGAAGCTCCAGCGCGACTTCGACATCCAGGTGGACTGGCGCCCCTTCTTCCTGCGCCCGGAGACGCCCCCGGAGGGCCTGCCCCTGCCAGCCCACATCCGCGAGAAGATGAAGGACCCGAACAACCCCCTCAAGCAGCGCGCGGCTGCGGCGGGCCTGACCATGGTGGACCGAGACGTGATTCCCTCCACCCGGCGCGCCCACCAGGCGACCGAGTACGCGCGAACCCAGGGCAAGCTGGAGCCCTTCCACGCCGCCCTCCTGCGCCGCTACTGGAGCGAGGGCCAGGACCTCTGGCAGTGGGAGACGCTCCGGGGAGCCGCCGAGGAGGTGGGCCTGGACGCGGACGCGCTCCAGCGCGCCGTCGAGGGGGGCCAGTTCGAGAAGGTGGTGGAGGACCTGGTGAACGAGGCCCGCGCCATGGGCGTCAACGCCGTGCCCACCTTCGTGCTCGGCGACCGCTACGGCATCCAGGGCGCGCAGGACTACGCCGTGTTCAAGCAGGCGATGGAGCGGCTGGGCGCGAAGCCCCGCTGA
- a CDS encoding DUF58 domain-containing protein yields the protein MLLDAQTLARLKGVKLRARAVMEGVLSGLHKSPHQGQSVEFAEHKEYAPGDELRHLDWKAYGKFDKYYVKRFEHETNLRSVMVVDASASMGYTSGALTKLDVATTLAGALCYLLVRQQDAAGLALLTGGKWKDVPPRASAGHLNVLLDTLDATVPGGGTDLGSAADHLAEVLPRRSSVIVLSDLLDEKQDALKRVLALRQRKNDVSLFHVVDPAELTFPFDDPTLFLDMEGEGRIEVNPREIKESYLEEFHAFLAQVKAACAEADVDYELVRTDERLDDVLLRYLARRGRRG from the coding sequence GTGTTGCTCGATGCCCAGACGCTGGCCCGCCTCAAGGGCGTGAAGCTGCGTGCCCGCGCGGTGATGGAGGGGGTGCTGTCCGGCCTCCACAAGAGTCCGCACCAGGGCCAGAGCGTGGAGTTCGCCGAGCACAAGGAATACGCCCCGGGCGACGAGCTGCGGCACCTCGACTGGAAGGCGTACGGCAAGTTCGACAAGTACTACGTCAAGCGCTTCGAGCACGAGACGAACCTGCGCTCGGTGATGGTGGTGGATGCGTCCGCGTCCATGGGCTACACGAGCGGCGCGCTGACGAAGCTGGACGTGGCCACCACGCTGGCGGGCGCGCTGTGCTACCTGCTGGTGCGTCAGCAGGACGCGGCGGGGCTGGCGCTGCTCACCGGCGGCAAGTGGAAGGACGTGCCCCCGCGCGCGTCCGCCGGCCACCTCAACGTGCTGCTCGACACGCTGGATGCCACGGTGCCCGGCGGCGGCACGGACCTGGGCAGCGCGGCGGACCACCTGGCGGAGGTGCTGCCCCGGCGCTCCTCGGTCATCGTGCTGTCGGACCTCCTGGACGAGAAGCAGGACGCGCTCAAGCGGGTGCTGGCGCTGCGGCAGCGCAAGAACGACGTGTCGCTGTTCCACGTCGTGGACCCGGCGGAGCTGACCTTCCCCTTCGATGACCCCACCCTCTTCCTGGACATGGAGGGCGAGGGCCGCATCGAGGTGAACCCGCGCGAAATCAAGGAGAGCTACCTGGAGGAGTTCCACGCCTTCCTCGCGCAGGTGAAGGCCGCGTGCGCGGAGGCGGACGTGGACTACGAGCTGGTGCGCACCGACGAGCGGCTGGACGACGTGCTGCTGCGCTACCTGGCGCGGCGCGGGAGGCGCGGGTGA
- a CDS encoding TIGR02266 family protein, with amino-acid sequence MKLKHESVGSFAEEFATNLSPGGMFIRSRTPQPVGTPVKFEVQIAGGVRVLRGTAEVRWVRDVGDPSGPPGMGLQFQELDAASRSLVDMMLLGKSGGDGIGIAPAVAPLAPSIAPAVAPLAPSIAPAIAPVPSRPAVAPAVARAVPAAKPLASAGGAALDSLFDDIEAPSPAPDEPFDFSPPPPVASGDVDIPLDELIASTPPPIVSGDADEPLPGLDFEFDAPSSDAPVALGEALDEAPIEVGLTFEVESSTSPGASRASGPLEFDLDLSEAVESSPPAKPGPAPRASGPLEFDLDLSEAVEEAPAAPPPPKRPAAPPAPPPSGGGPLEFDLDLSEAVEEAPAAPPPRPVAPPPPPPPAATAAKPRSGSLEFELDFSDAVEELPPAAPPPVRTTPPPAPGAGSRISDEAFEFDFEVMEASATPGVAKPAAPRPPPPPTPAPVASPPAFRPPPPPPAAVAPPPPPPAATLPNVRREAPKAPEPVGTPTLLSPAAKPATPMAAPGLDERGLPKTVFLPPPPQITGTGPVIGIDLGTTNSCVALLSNGRPMVLRSREGYNTIPSIISLNAQAKLLVSHRAKSQLVLRPQHTIYGAKRLVGRPYDSAVVNQVRERFHYDIVPDVAGRAAVRLGDTVLSLEEVQAIILRECKEMAEAHLNQKVERAVVTVPAYYSEPQREAVRKSGILAGLKVERILNEPTSAALAYGLNRELNKKVLVYDLGGGTFDATILKIEKNVFEVLGTGGDIFLGGIDFDNLIVDFLLARFQEKEGIAFTGDGIALSRVSDAAERAKMALSERASFEVHIPMLMMDDAGRPRDLRVVMTRQELEKICDPLLSRTVDVVRDVLLDAKLKASEVDDIILVGGMSRMPLVRDKLKGLFGKGPQASVNADEAVALGAALYSGSVDKVSSVVLIDVLPMTVGLAMPGGAFKRVIERNSPLPAQRSFALSTNKDNEEFLELSIFQGEDSHISANEYLGTVRIEGLPKGPKGSVRVAVTLKLDSECVLHVEAREYSTRKEVKATLATRYSPEELQKQLQVSKESVKAAEERRGADLKERAGGFWGFVKKALGRK; translated from the coding sequence GTGAAGCTCAAGCATGAGAGCGTGGGGAGCTTCGCGGAGGAGTTCGCCACCAACCTGAGCCCGGGCGGGATGTTCATCCGTTCGCGCACCCCACAGCCCGTGGGGACCCCCGTCAAGTTCGAGGTGCAGATCGCCGGCGGTGTCCGCGTGCTGCGTGGCACCGCCGAGGTGCGTTGGGTCCGCGACGTGGGAGACCCCTCGGGCCCGCCGGGCATGGGCCTGCAGTTCCAGGAACTCGACGCCGCGAGCCGCTCGCTCGTGGACATGATGCTGCTGGGCAAGTCGGGAGGGGACGGCATCGGCATCGCGCCGGCCGTCGCCCCGCTGGCGCCGTCCATCGCGCCGGCTGTCGCCCCGCTGGCGCCGTCCATCGCGCCCGCCATCGCGCCCGTGCCGTCCCGGCCCGCCGTGGCTCCGGCCGTGGCCCGGGCGGTCCCCGCCGCGAAGCCCCTGGCCAGCGCGGGTGGGGCCGCGCTCGACTCGCTCTTCGACGACATCGAGGCCCCGTCGCCCGCGCCGGACGAGCCGTTCGACTTCTCGCCCCCGCCGCCGGTGGCCAGCGGCGACGTGGACATCCCGCTCGACGAGCTCATCGCGAGCACGCCTCCGCCCATCGTCTCCGGCGACGCGGACGAGCCGTTGCCCGGGCTCGACTTCGAGTTCGACGCCCCGTCCTCCGACGCGCCCGTGGCCCTGGGCGAGGCGCTCGACGAGGCGCCCATCGAGGTGGGCCTCACCTTCGAGGTGGAGTCGTCCACGTCGCCCGGTGCGTCGCGCGCCAGCGGTCCGCTGGAGTTCGACCTCGACCTGTCGGAGGCCGTCGAGTCCTCGCCGCCCGCGAAGCCCGGCCCCGCGCCCCGCGCGAGCGGTCCGCTGGAGTTCGACCTCGACCTGTCCGAGGCCGTGGAGGAGGCGCCCGCCGCGCCGCCGCCGCCGAAGCGCCCCGCCGCGCCGCCAGCGCCTCCGCCGTCCGGTGGGGGGCCGCTGGAGTTCGACCTCGACCTGTCGGAGGCCGTGGAGGAGGCGCCCGCCGCGCCGCCGCCGCGCCCCGTCGCGCCGCCTCCTCCGCCTCCGCCCGCGGCCACCGCCGCGAAGCCCCGGAGCGGGAGCCTGGAGTTCGAGCTCGACTTCAGCGACGCCGTGGAGGAGCTGCCTCCCGCCGCGCCGCCGCCGGTCAGGACGACGCCTCCGCCCGCGCCCGGCGCCGGCTCCCGCATCTCCGACGAGGCCTTCGAGTTCGACTTCGAGGTGATGGAGGCGAGCGCCACGCCCGGCGTGGCGAAGCCCGCCGCGCCCCGTCCTCCTCCCCCGCCGACGCCCGCGCCCGTCGCGTCGCCGCCCGCGTTCCGTCCGCCCCCTCCGCCGCCCGCGGCCGTGGCGCCTCCTCCGCCTCCGCCCGCCGCGACGCTGCCCAACGTGCGTCGCGAGGCCCCCAAGGCCCCCGAGCCCGTGGGGACGCCGACGCTGCTGTCCCCCGCCGCGAAGCCGGCGACGCCCATGGCGGCGCCCGGGCTCGACGAGCGGGGCCTGCCCAAGACGGTGTTCCTGCCGCCTCCGCCGCAAATCACCGGCACCGGCCCCGTCATCGGCATCGACCTGGGGACGACCAACTCGTGCGTGGCGCTGCTCTCCAACGGGCGGCCCATGGTGCTGCGCTCGCGCGAGGGCTACAACACCATCCCCTCCATCATCTCGCTCAACGCGCAGGCCAAGCTGCTCGTCAGCCACCGCGCCAAGAGCCAGCTGGTGCTGCGCCCGCAGCACACCATCTACGGCGCCAAGCGGCTCGTCGGCCGTCCCTACGACAGCGCCGTGGTGAACCAGGTCCGCGAGCGCTTCCACTACGACATCGTCCCCGACGTCGCCGGCCGCGCCGCCGTGCGACTGGGCGACACCGTGCTGTCGCTGGAGGAGGTGCAGGCCATCATCCTCCGCGAGTGCAAGGAGATGGCGGAGGCCCACCTCAACCAGAAGGTGGAGCGCGCGGTGGTGACGGTGCCCGCGTACTACTCCGAGCCACAGCGCGAGGCGGTGCGCAAGTCCGGCATCCTCGCGGGCCTCAAGGTGGAGCGCATCCTCAACGAGCCCACCTCCGCCGCGCTCGCCTACGGCCTCAACCGCGAGCTGAACAAGAAGGTCCTCGTCTACGACCTGGGCGGCGGTACCTTCGACGCCACCATCCTCAAAATCGAGAAGAACGTCTTCGAGGTGCTCGGCACCGGCGGTGACATCTTCCTGGGCGGTATCGACTTCGACAACCTCATCGTCGACTTCCTCCTGGCGCGCTTCCAGGAGAAGGAGGGCATCGCCTTCACCGGTGACGGCATCGCCCTGTCGCGCGTGAGCGACGCGGCCGAGCGCGCGAAGATGGCGCTGTCCGAGCGCGCCAGCTTCGAGGTCCACATCCCCATGTTGATGATGGACGACGCGGGCCGACCGCGCGACCTGCGCGTGGTGATGACGCGGCAGGAGCTGGAGAAGATCTGCGACCCGCTGCTCAGCCGCACCGTGGACGTGGTGCGCGACGTGCTCCTGGACGCCAAGCTCAAGGCGAGCGAGGTGGACGACATCATCCTCGTGGGCGGCATGAGCCGCATGCCGCTGGTGCGCGACAAGCTCAAGGGCCTGTTCGGCAAGGGCCCGCAGGCCAGCGTCAACGCGGACGAGGCGGTGGCCCTGGGCGCGGCGCTCTACTCGGGCTCGGTGGACAAGGTGAGCAGCGTGGTGCTCATCGACGTGCTGCCCATGACGGTGGGCCTCGCCATGCCCGGCGGCGCCTTCAAGCGCGTCATCGAGCGCAACAGCCCGCTGCCCGCCCAGCGCTCCTTCGCCCTGAGCACCAACAAGGACAACGAGGAGTTCCTCGAGCTGTCCATCTTCCAGGGCGAGGACAGCCACATCTCCGCCAACGAGTACCTGGGCACGGTGCGCATCGAGGGCCTGCCCAAGGGGCCCAAGGGCTCGGTGCGCGTGGCCGTCACCCTCAAGCTCGACTCGGAATGCGTGCTGCATGTCGAGGCGCGCGAGTACTCGACGCGCAAGGAGGTGAAGGCCACGCTGGCCACGCGCTACTCGCCGGAGGAGCTCCAGAAGCAGCTCCAGGTGAGCAAGGAGTCCGTGAAGGCCGCCGAGGAGCGACGCGGCGCGGACCTGAAGGAGCGCGCGGGCGGCTTCTGGGGCTTCGTCAAGAAGGCGCTGGGGCGCAAGTAG
- the fliB gene encoding flagellin lysine-N-methylase: MTATAPRYMTRFRCLAADCEDTCCAGLVVPVSRTRWRLLRDTVARGPDAARVEALVLPNPDSASDDDVAYVAKGDDGHCAFLDPRRLCSLHHQHGEAVLPDACALFPRAVTRRESRLEVAGSFGCPEVVRLCLLSEDALALDAVAPELAVRPELARELGGADAEEGWTRHAERVRGLALRILQRREHPFGARLFMLGQLAQRLEGFYFRGTESFRGEAREGAEARLDEVLLPFDVPEVLAALGTGFRSVSLPGGPWAGICAAALDARLGAVRSPRFLALAEAVRASYGGAEAAPDARWTHYVARRERLEPALGERLEQYARHHAVNHWLRHPFTDAPSVMDYVFKLALRAAVARWLLLGHPEVVALCEREDLLASPDARARLDAAAVECFQLGAKHLEQAPELHALARGLMGDGGPETPWRLLVLLTGL; encoded by the coding sequence ATGACCGCCACCGCGCCTCGTTACATGACGCGCTTCCGGTGCCTCGCGGCGGACTGCGAGGACACCTGCTGCGCCGGGCTCGTCGTCCCGGTGAGCCGGACGCGCTGGCGCCTGCTGCGCGACACCGTCGCGCGGGGCCCGGACGCGGCGCGCGTGGAGGCGCTCGTGCTGCCCAACCCCGACTCGGCCTCCGACGACGACGTGGCGTACGTCGCGAAGGGGGACGACGGGCACTGCGCGTTCCTCGACCCCCGGCGCCTGTGCTCGCTGCACCACCAGCACGGCGAGGCGGTGCTGCCGGACGCGTGCGCCCTGTTCCCTCGCGCCGTGACGCGCCGGGAGTCCCGGCTCGAGGTCGCGGGCTCCTTCGGCTGTCCGGAGGTGGTGCGCCTGTGCCTGCTCTCCGAGGACGCGCTGGCGCTGGACGCCGTCGCGCCGGAGCTCGCGGTGCGGCCGGAGCTGGCGCGGGAGCTGGGCGGCGCGGACGCGGAGGAGGGCTGGACGCGGCACGCGGAGCGGGTGCGGGGGCTGGCGCTGCGCATCCTCCAGCGCCGCGAGCACCCCTTCGGCGCGCGGCTGTTCATGCTGGGGCAGCTGGCGCAGCGGCTGGAGGGCTTCTACTTCCGAGGCACCGAGTCCTTCCGGGGCGAGGCGCGCGAGGGCGCGGAGGCTCGGCTCGACGAGGTGCTCCTCCCGTTCGACGTGCCCGAGGTGTTGGCCGCGCTGGGCACGGGCTTCCGCTCCGTGTCCCTGCCCGGCGGACCGTGGGCGGGCATCTGCGCCGCGGCGCTCGACGCGCGCCTGGGCGCCGTCCGCTCCCCGCGCTTCCTCGCGCTGGCGGAGGCGGTGCGCGCGTCGTACGGTGGCGCGGAGGCCGCGCCCGACGCCCGGTGGACCCACTATGTGGCGCGACGGGAGCGGCTGGAGCCGGCGCTGGGCGAGCGCCTGGAGCAGTACGCGCGCCACCACGCGGTGAACCACTGGCTGCGCCACCCGTTCACCGACGCGCCCTCGGTGATGGACTACGTGTTCAAGCTGGCGCTGCGCGCGGCCGTGGCGCGCTGGCTGCTGCTGGGGCACCCGGAGGTCGTGGCGCTGTGCGAGCGCGAGGACCTCCTGGCGTCGCCCGACGCCCGCGCCCGGCTGGACGCGGCGGCGGTGGAGTGCTTCCAGTTGGGGGCCAAGCACCTGGAGCAGGCCCCGGAGCTGCACGCGCTCGCCCGGGGGTTGATGGGCGACGGCGGCCCCGAGACGCCGTGGCGGCTGCTCGTGCTGCTGACCGGGCTGTAG
- a CDS encoding AAA family ATPase — MESAAPAQTPVPDASSDDLRAVEELAQARNAIVTQIEKRVVGQREVVEHLLISLFSRGHCLFVGVPGLAKTLLISTLADVLNLSFNRIQFTPDLMPSDITGTDILEEDRNTGRRNFRFVQGPLFANIILADEVNRTPPKTQAALLQAMQEYRITAGGRTYPLDLPFLVFATQNPIEQEGTYPLPEAQLDRFMFLVDVGYPTAEEEVQIVKSTTGGAQPALEKILSPERILALQELVRRVPVPDHVVRFAVELVRNTRPKEAGVPDFVAKNVSWGAGPRASQYLVLAAKARAILHGRFVATVEDVRALARPVLRHRVLPNFTAESEGITSVKLIDQLLSVVKG; from the coding sequence ATGGAAAGCGCCGCCCCTGCCCAGACTCCCGTGCCCGACGCCTCGAGCGACGACCTCCGCGCAGTCGAGGAGCTTGCCCAGGCCCGCAACGCCATCGTCACGCAGATTGAAAAGCGCGTCGTCGGCCAGCGCGAGGTGGTGGAGCACCTGCTCATCTCCCTCTTCAGCCGCGGCCACTGCCTGTTCGTGGGCGTCCCGGGCCTCGCCAAGACGCTGCTCATCTCCACGCTGGCGGACGTGCTCAACCTGTCCTTCAACCGCATCCAGTTCACGCCGGACCTGATGCCGTCGGACATCACCGGCACGGACATCCTGGAGGAGGACCGCAACACCGGCCGGCGCAACTTCCGCTTCGTGCAGGGCCCCCTGTTCGCCAACATCATCCTGGCGGACGAGGTGAACCGCACGCCGCCCAAGACGCAGGCCGCGCTGCTGCAGGCCATGCAGGAGTACCGCATCACCGCGGGCGGCCGCACGTACCCGCTGGACCTGCCCTTCCTCGTGTTCGCCACGCAGAACCCCATCGAGCAGGAGGGCACCTACCCGCTTCCCGAGGCGCAGCTGGACCGCTTCATGTTCCTGGTGGACGTGGGCTACCCCACCGCCGAGGAGGAGGTGCAGATCGTCAAGAGCACCACCGGCGGCGCGCAGCCCGCGCTGGAGAAGATTCTCTCCCCCGAGCGCATCCTCGCGCTGCAGGAGCTGGTGCGGCGCGTGCCGGTGCCGGACCACGTGGTGCGCTTCGCGGTGGAGCTGGTGCGCAACACCCGCCCGAAGGAAGCGGGCGTGCCGGACTTCGTGGCGAAGAACGTGTCCTGGGGCGCCGGGCCCCGCGCCAGCCAGTACCTGGTGCTCGCGGCCAAGGCGCGCGCGATCCTCCACGGGCGCTTCGTCGCCACGGTGGAGGACGTCCGGGCGCTGGCGCGGCCGGTGCTGCGCCACCGCGTGCTCCCCAACTTCACGGCGGAGAGCGAGGGCATCACCTCCGTGAAGCTCATCGACCAGCTCCTGTCGGTGGTGAAGGGCTAG
- a CDS encoding alpha/beta hydrolase family protein: MPLSLVAALALGAAPAPARTQPFNHQDMVSMRRLSNPRVSPDGKQVAYVLRTTDLEANRGRNDLWLVSLDAEAAPRQLTSHPDSDSDPVWAPDGKSVFFLSSRGGSSQVWRLPVDGGEPLQVTKLPLDVGTFRLSRDGTQLAVSMEVFPDCATLDCNTQREADRSKRKATGRTYDKLFARHWDTWKDGRRSHIFVVPVAGGTPVDVMKGMDADGPSKPFGGPEEYTFTPDGKSVVFTARDVGRAESWSTDLDLFVAPIDGKVKPTKLTTKNRATDTSPVFSPDGKSLAYLAMSRPGYEADRYRVIVRAWPGGQERVLAEDWDRSAGSLAWSADGKTLYATANHIGQQPVFALDVAGGPVRQLTQDGTDDSPQPAAGGRIVYVHDDLDSPADLFVMNADGTGARQLTQVNQDTLARVRFGGFEQFEFPGWNNETVRAYVVKPVDFDPKRQYPLAFLIHGGPQGSFGNHFHYRWNPQVYAGRGYVAVMVDFHGSTGYGQAFTDAIRDDWGGKPLEDLQKGLATALQRYPFISKEKKCALGASYGGYMINWIAGNWADGFKCLVNHDGILDERMGYFDTEELWFPEWEHHGTPWDNPEGYRKHSPIEHVGKWKTPMMVIHGGQDFRVVETQGLGTFTALQRRGIPSKLLYFPEENHWVLRPANSLQWHDEVLAWLDQWTR; the protein is encoded by the coding sequence TTGCCGCTGTCGCTAGTCGCGGCCCTGGCCCTCGGCGCCGCCCCGGCGCCCGCCCGGACCCAGCCGTTCAATCACCAGGACATGGTCTCGATGCGTCGGCTGAGCAACCCGCGCGTCTCCCCCGACGGCAAGCAGGTTGCCTACGTGCTGCGGACCACGGACCTGGAAGCCAACCGGGGCCGCAATGACTTGTGGCTCGTGTCGCTCGACGCCGAGGCCGCCCCTCGCCAGCTCACCTCGCACCCGGACTCGGACTCGGACCCCGTGTGGGCGCCGGACGGCAAGAGCGTCTTCTTCCTGTCCTCGCGCGGCGGCTCCTCCCAGGTGTGGCGCCTGCCCGTCGACGGCGGCGAGCCGCTCCAGGTGACGAAGCTCCCCCTGGACGTGGGCACCTTCCGCTTGTCGCGCGACGGCACCCAGCTGGCCGTGTCGATGGAGGTGTTCCCCGACTGCGCCACGCTGGACTGCAACACCCAGCGCGAGGCGGACCGCTCCAAGCGCAAGGCCACCGGCCGCACCTACGACAAGCTCTTCGCGCGCCACTGGGACACGTGGAAGGACGGCCGTCGCTCGCACATCTTCGTCGTCCCCGTGGCCGGCGGCACGCCCGTGGACGTGATGAAGGGCATGGACGCGGACGGCCCGTCGAAGCCCTTCGGTGGCCCGGAGGAGTACACCTTCACGCCGGACGGCAAGAGCGTCGTCTTCACCGCGCGGGACGTGGGCCGCGCCGAGTCCTGGTCCACGGACCTGGACCTGTTCGTCGCGCCCATCGACGGCAAGGTGAAGCCCACCAAGCTGACCACGAAGAACCGCGCCACCGACACCAGCCCCGTGTTCAGCCCGGACGGCAAGTCGCTGGCGTACCTGGCCATGTCGCGGCCGGGCTACGAGGCGGACCGCTACCGCGTCATCGTGCGCGCGTGGCCGGGCGGCCAGGAGCGCGTGCTCGCCGAGGACTGGGACCGCTCCGCGGGCAGCCTCGCGTGGAGCGCGGACGGCAAGACGCTGTACGCGACGGCGAACCACATCGGCCAGCAGCCGGTGTTCGCGCTGGACGTGGCCGGCGGCCCGGTGCGCCAGCTCACCCAGGACGGCACGGATGACTCGCCGCAGCCGGCCGCCGGGGGCCGTATCGTCTACGTGCACGACGACCTGGACTCGCCCGCGGACCTGTTCGTGATGAACGCGGACGGCACGGGCGCGCGGCAGCTCACCCAGGTGAACCAGGACACGCTGGCGCGCGTGCGCTTCGGCGGGTTCGAGCAGTTCGAGTTCCCGGGCTGGAACAACGAGACGGTGCGCGCGTACGTGGTGAAGCCGGTCGACTTCGACCCGAAGCGCCAGTACCCGCTGGCCTTCCTCATCCACGGCGGTCCGCAGGGCTCGTTCGGCAATCACTTCCACTACCGATGGAACCCGCAGGTGTACGCGGGCCGGGGCTACGTGGCCGTCATGGTCGACTTCCACGGCTCCACGGGTTACGGGCAGGCGTTCACGGACGCCATCCGCGACGACTGGGGCGGCAAGCCGCTGGAGGACCTGCAGAAGGGCCTGGCCACCGCGCTGCAGCGCTACCCGTTCATCTCCAAGGAGAAGAAGTGCGCGCTGGGCGCGAGCTACGGCGGGTACATGATCAACTGGATCGCCGGCAACTGGGCGGACGGCTTCAAGTGCCTGGTGAACCACGACGGCATCCTCGACGAGCGCATGGGCTACTTCGACACCGAGGAGCTGTGGTTCCCGGAGTGGGAGCACCACGGCACGCCGTGGGACAACCCGGAGGGCTACCGCAAGCACAGCCCCATCGAGCACGTGGGCAAGTGGAAGACGCCGATGATGGTGATTCACGGCGGCCAGGACTTCCGCGTCGTGGAGACGCAGGGCCTGGGCACGTTCACCGCGCTCCAGCGCCGGGGCATCCCCTCCAAGCTCTTGTACTTCCCGGAGGAGAACCACTGGGTGCTGCGTCCGGCGAACAGCCTCCAGTGGCACGACGAGGTGCTGGCGTGGCTGGACCAGTGGACGCGCTAG